Below is a genomic region from Sulfitobacter sp. OXR-159.
ATCAAACCCGCATGACGCAGACCCGCGTCCACTAGCTCTTTGGTCGGGTCCGTCAGCTCTGTCAGCGGCAGACGCACCTCGTCGGAGCAGAGATCCAACCGCGACATGGCGTATTTCACGCCAACCAGCCCCGGTTCGGTAAAGATCGCCTTGTGCAGCGGCATCAGACGGTCCTGCAATTCCAACGCTTTGGCGTAATCGCCCTCAAGGCAGGCCGCCTGCATCTGCGCGGAAAGACGCGGTGCGACATTGGCGGTGACCGAGATACAGCCAACGCCGCCTTGGGCGTTGAACCCATGCGCGGTGGCGTCTTCGCCGGAAAGCTGGCAGAAATCCGGGCCACAGGTGATGCGCTGATCGCTGACGCGCGCCAGATCGCCGGTGGCGTCTTTGACACCCACGATGCGCGGCAGTTGGGCCAGTTCGCCCATCGTCTCGGGCAGCATATCCACGACCGAACGCCCGGGGATGTTATAGATGATGATCGGCAGTTCACAGCAGTCGTGCACGGCGGTGAAATGCGCCACCAACCCGCGTTGCGTGGGCTTGTTGTAATAGGGCGTCACCACCAGCAGCGCATCCGCGCCGACCTTTTCGGCGTGGCGGGCAAGGCGGATGCTTTCGACCGTGTTGTTTGACCCGGCACCGGCAATCACCGGGATGCGCCCGGCGACGGCTTTGACCACCTCTTCGACAACGGTCTCATGCTCGGCATGGCTCAGCGTCGGGGATTCGCCGGTGGTGCCGACGGGGACAAGCCCGCTCGACCCTTCGCCGATGTGCCATTCGATAAGTTTCTTGAGCGTATCCAGATCCAGCGCGCCGTTGCGAAACGGCGTGACGAGGGCAGGCAGAGAGCCTTTGAACATGTGCACGCTCCTTAAGTGCTGGCCGGCGGAAAACCGGACTGGATGAAGGCTTTTGCGGGCGGTAATGTTTGATAAACGTCGCCCGAGCCATATGTTGCAAGGCTCTAGCCCCGGAGACGTAGGAAATGCAAGCGATGACGCGCCTGATGGCGATCCTCATAAGTATTTTTGTCCTGACCGTGCCTGCCGAAGCGCAGCGCCCGCGCCCTTTGGGCTGGGCGATGGACGCGATGCGCAGCGGCAATTGGGACGCGGCTGCGGCCTTGGCCGCCCGCGATGGGCAGGTCGCCGTCGACGTGATCGAATGGCACCGGCTCCGCGCCGGGCGGGGCAGCTATGCCGAGGCACGCGATTTTCTGAACCGCAGGCCCGATTGGCCCGGTGAGGCATATCTGCGTCGGCAGACCGAAGAGGCGGTGATCAAGCAGTCCCAAGACGACATACTGGATTTCTTTTCGGCCATGGCCGCGCAGACCCCGCGCGGGGTGCTGGCCCATGCCAAGGCACTGATCGACAGCGGCCAGCGCGGTGAAGCCGAGGCGAACCTCGTTCTGGCGTGGCGCACCATGCCGATGAACGCCACCAGTCAGGAATTGTTCGTCGACGCACACGGCAGCCTTCTGGCCCCGCATCACGCGGCGCGGCTCGAAGAGATGCTCTGGCAGCGCGAGCATTCCGAAGCGCGGCAGATGTTCGATCTGGTTTCCAGCGCCGACAAGGCACTGGCCGAGACCCGTATCGCCCTGCAAAAGCTGGAAAGCGATGTGAACACCAAGATCGACGCCCTGCCCGCCTCCAAGGCTGACGCACCGGGGCTGGCGCATGACCGATTTGAATGGCGTATCCGCAAAGGGTTTGGCGATGATGCCAAAGCCTTGCTGCTACAGCGCTCTACCTCTGCCGCAGCTCTCGGTCAGCCGCCCAAATGGTCCAACCGTCGCCGCGCCATGGCGCGCGATGAGATGCGCAACGGTGACCCCAAAACCGCCTATCAGATCGCATCGCAGCATTTTCTAACCAGCGGGTCGGACTTTGCCGATCTCGAATGGCTTTCAGGCTATATCGCCTTGCGCTTCCTGAACGACCCAACAACCGCATTGGGCCATTTCCAGAACCACGACAACGCCGTGGAATCCCCGATCAGCCAAGGCCGCGCAGGCTATTGGCAAGGCCGCGCGCTGGAGGCGATGGGCGATGCCGAAGGGGCTGCCAAGGCCTATGCCATGGGGGCGAAGTATCAGACATCCTTCTACGGGCTGCTGGCCGCTGAGCGTGGCGGCATTCCCTTCGACGAAAAGCTGACGGGCGCGGCCCCTGCCCAAGACTGGCGGACATCCCCGCTCGCCCGCGCGCCCTTGTTCGAAGCCGGGCTGCTGTTGCAAGCCTCGGGTGAGCTGTCCACCGCAGAGCGGTTCTGGACCCATCTGGCAGAGCAACTGGTGCCCGAAGACATCGCCCTGCTGGGGCAGGCGGCGATCGACGCAGGCCAGCCGCATCTTGCGGTGATGATTGGCAAACGCGCGGCGCAGCGCGGGTTGGAAGTGCCCGCCCCCTATTACGCGCTGCATAGTCTGGTCGAGAAAGACTTGCCGATGGCCACCGAAATGACCCTCGCCATCGCGCGCCGCGAAAGCGAGTTTGACCCGAACGTGCAAAGCGGTGTCGGCGCGCGTGGCTTGATGCAGATCATGCCCGCCACGGCGAAAGACGTGGCGCGCGATCTGGGCATCTCTAGCCAGCACACGACCGACCGCCTAACCGCCGATCCCGATTACAACGCACGGCTTGGGGCGACTTACCTGTCGCAGATGGCCGGGCAGTTTGACGGCAACGTATCCATGATGTCGGCGGCCTATAACGCGGGCCCCAGCCGCCCGCGCCGCTGGATGTCGACCTATGGCGACCCGCGCAAAGGTGAAATCGACATTGTCGATTGGATTGAGATGATCCCCTTCCGCGAGACGCAGAACTACGTGATGCGGGTGACCGAAAGCCTGCCCGTCTACCGCGCCCGTCTGGGGAAAGACCCGCTGCCGATCCCCTTTAGCGAAGAGTTAACCGGGTCGACGCTGAAGGCGTTCGCGCCATAGGGTGAACAGCCCCGCCGCCACGATCATGCCTGCACCCAGCACCACGCTCGGGCGCAGCACTTCGTTAAAGACCGACAGGCCAATAATCACGGTAAAGATCAGCTGCGTATAGGCGAAGGGCTGCACGGCGCTCGCCTCGGCAACCTCATAACAGCGGATCAGCAGCCAGTGGCCCGTCACCCCGGTGATGCAGAGCGTGCCCATCAACAGCCAGTTGCCCGGTGTCATCGGCTCCCAAAACCAGACGCCCACGGCGGTCATCACCGCCGCCCCGGTCACGCCGGTCCAGAAGAAACTCGTCGCCGTATTGTCACGCCGCGCAACATAGCGGGTCAGCAGCCCGTAGACCGCGAACATCGCCGCCCCCGCCAGCGGGATCGCGGCGGCAGGGTCCACCACCCGCAGCCCCGGTTGCAGGATCACCAGCACCCCGATGAACCCCACACCAATCGCGGCCCACCGCCGCCAGCCGACCTTTTCACCCAAGATCGGGCCCGAGAGCGCCGCCACCAGCAGTGGATAACAGGTGAAGACAGCATGGCTTTCCACCAGCCCAAGGATCGTAAAGCCAAGCACCATCGTGCAAATCTGCGCCGACAGCAGCACGCCGCGCAGGATCTGCACCGCAGGCTGCGTGGTCGCGGCGGCCTTTCGAATGCCGCCTGCCTTGCGCAGCGCCAGCGCGATGACGAAAGCGGCAAAGAACCAATAGCGGATCATCACCACCATCAGCACATTGTAATTCTCAGCCAGATGGCGCGACAGCCCATCTTGAACGGCAAAGACCATCGTCGTGGCGATCATCAGCATGATGCCAAGCGGGATGTTGTTGGATTGAGGCACGCTAGACTGGCTCATGCGGGCATCCGCGCGCGGGTCATGTGGCGCTTGCGGCCATAGCCGGGGATGCGGGTGACCTCGAATCCGCCTGCGCCAAGCGCGCGGCGGACGAAGCCTGCTGCGGTATAGGTCGCGGCGGTGCCGCCCGGCGCGGTGTGACGGGCGACTTCGGCCATCAGAGCATCGCCCCACAACTCAGGGTTCTTGGCGGGCGAGAACCCGTCGAGGAACCAAGCATCGGCCTGCCCCTGCCACGCGGGCAGGGCCTGCCGCGCATCACCGATGATGATCTCGGCGCGCAGACCGGGCAGCTCCAACACGCCGCCGGTGCCATCCCACGCCGCTGTCAGCGCATCACGCCGCCCGTCAAGCGCGGGAAAGGCCGCATGGGCCTGCGCCATATCCTCAGGCCGCATTGGATAGGCTTCGAAACTGGTGAATTGCAGCGGTCCGTCAAGGCCCGCGCGCATCCACGCGTCCCACGCCAGCAGCAGGTTCAGCCCGGTGCCAAAGCCCAGTTCGGCGATGTGAAAACCGGGGCGAAACCGCTCTGGCAGGTCATTGCCCGCCAGAAAGACATAGGCCGTTTCCGCCGCGCCGTCCTCTAGGCTGAAGTAGGGATCATCGAACTGGGTCGAGACGGGCACTTGGCCCTCGCGCCATGTGATCTGGGCATTCTGGTCTGGCACGGTACGTCCTGCTAGAGGGGGAGTGAAGTCGCGCAGACACTGCGCAAGCTGGCGGGGAATGGCAATGGTGGATGTAACCGTAAGAGGGGCCGGGATTTTCGGCCTGTCGGTGGCTTGGGCCTGCGCTCTGCGCGGCGCATCGGTGCAGGTGGTCGATCCGGCAGGACCGGCAGCAGGCGCCTCGGGTGGGATCGTGGGCGCGCTGGCGCCGCATGTGCCGGAGAATTGGAACGCCAAGAAAGCCTTTCAGCTTGAGAGCCTGCTCAGTGCCGAAGCCTTTTGGGCCGAGGTGGAGGCCGTGGGCGGTCGCGCGCCCGGCTATATCCGCAGCGGGCGCTTGCAGCCGGTGGCGGATGACGCGGCGCTCGCGCTGGCGCGGCAGCGGGAGGACACGGCAGCCGAGCTTTGGCAAGGCCGCGCCCAGTGGGAGTTGATCCGCGCCGAGTGCAGCGACTGGGCCCCGCACAGCCCCACCGGCTGGCTGATCCACGACACCCTCAGCGCCCTCGTCCACCCACGCCAAGCCTGCGCGGCGCTGGTGGCTGCCTTGGCGGTGAGAGGCGTTGAGATTGTGGCCGAGGCCCCCGAGGCGGGCCAGACCCTCTGGGCCACCGGCGTCGCGGGTTTGGAGACGCTGAACGCGGGCCACCCGCGTCTGGTCGGCGCAGGGATCAAGGGTCAAGCCGCGCTCTTGCAGCTTGACCAAGGCGGCGCGGCGCAGCTTTTTGCCGATGGGGTGCATGTGATTCCTCATCTGGAAGGCACGGTGGCCGTCGGTGGCACGACGGAACGCGAGTACGACAGCCCCGACAGCACTGATGCACAGCTTGACGCGGTGATCGCCAAGGCCCGCGCGGCGGTGCCCGCCTTGCAAGACGCGCCGGTGATCGAACGCTGGGCCGGGCTACGCCCCCGCAGCCGCAGCCGCGCGCCAATGTTGGGCGCATGGCCCGGCAGGCCGGGGCAGTATATCGCCAATGGTGGGTTCAAAATTGGCTTTGGTATGGCCCCCAAAGTGGCAGAGGTGATGGCCGATCTGCTGCTCGAAGGGCGCGATGCCATCCCCGAGGGCTTTAGGGTTGGCGATAACCTCTAGGCCAAAGAAAAACCCCGGCCAGTGGCCGGGGTTCAATACCGTTCCCAAAGGGTCGCGGTTTAGCGCGCGTTGGGCAGGATCACGATCTCGACCCGGCGGTTCTGCGCCTTGCCTGCGGCGCTCAGGTTGCTTGCCACTGGCTGGCTTTCGCCGCGACCGAATGTCTGCAAACGCTGCTGCGGCACGCCGTTGGACAGCAGGATGTTGCCCACAGCCTGTGCGCGACGCTCGGAAAGCTGCTGGTTATACGCCGCTTCGCCATCGCTGTCGGTGTGGCCGACGACCTGCAGGGTGGAGTTCTGATAAACGTTCACGTTCTGCGCCAGCGCGGCCAGATCGTCACGCAGGGCGGGCGATACATTGGTGCTGTCGGTCGCGAACAGGATATCCTGCGGCAGGGTCACGATCAGACGGTCGCCGGTGTTGGTAATGACCACACGGCTGTCCATCGCGGCGCGCAACTCGGCCTCTTGCTTATCAAGCGAGTAACCCACGCCCGCGCCGATCGTGCCGCCGATCAAGGCGCCTTTCAGGGCGCCTTTGCCGTCACCTTCGGAAATCGCACCGGCAAGGGCCCCGACGCCCGCACCGATCAAAGCGC
It encodes:
- a CDS encoding FAD-binding oxidoreductase: MAMVDVTVRGAGIFGLSVAWACALRGASVQVVDPAGPAAGASGGIVGALAPHVPENWNAKKAFQLESLLSAEAFWAEVEAVGGRAPGYIRSGRLQPVADDAALALARQREDTAAELWQGRAQWELIRAECSDWAPHSPTGWLIHDTLSALVHPRQACAALVAALAVRGVEIVAEAPEAGQTLWATGVAGLETLNAGHPRLVGAGIKGQAALLQLDQGGAAQLFADGVHVIPHLEGTVAVGGTTEREYDSPDSTDAQLDAVIAKARAAVPALQDAPVIERWAGLRPRSRSRAPMLGAWPGRPGQYIANGGFKIGFGMAPKVAEVMADLLLEGRDAIPEGFRVGDNL
- the dapA gene encoding 4-hydroxy-tetrahydrodipicolinate synthase, whose protein sequence is MFKGSLPALVTPFRNGALDLDTLKKLIEWHIGEGSSGLVPVGTTGESPTLSHAEHETVVEEVVKAVAGRIPVIAGAGSNNTVESIRLARHAEKVGADALLVVTPYYNKPTQRGLVAHFTAVHDCCELPIIIYNIPGRSVVDMLPETMGELAQLPRIVGVKDATGDLARVSDQRITCGPDFCQLSGEDATAHGFNAQGGVGCISVTANVAPRLSAQMQAACLEGDYAKALELQDRLMPLHKAIFTEPGLVGVKYAMSRLDLCSDEVRLPLTELTDPTKELVDAGLRHAGLMN
- a CDS encoding DMT family transporter, which gives rise to MSQSSVPQSNNIPLGIMLMIATTMVFAVQDGLSRHLAENYNVLMVVMIRYWFFAAFVIALALRKAGGIRKAAATTQPAVQILRGVLLSAQICTMVLGFTILGLVESHAVFTCYPLLVAALSGPILGEKVGWRRWAAIGVGFIGVLVILQPGLRVVDPAAAIPLAGAAMFAVYGLLTRYVARRDNTATSFFWTGVTGAAVMTAVGVWFWEPMTPGNWLLMGTLCITGVTGHWLLIRCYEVAEASAVQPFAYTQLIFTVIIGLSVFNEVLRPSVVLGAGMIVAAGLFTLWRERLQRRPG
- a CDS encoding OmpA family protein, giving the protein MISSKMTLAAALAGAMTLGACTQPLQPGNGDPNQRTKNGALIGAGVGALAGAISEGDGKGALKGALIGGTIGAGVGYSLDKQEAELRAAMDSRVVITNTGDRLIVTLPQDILFATDSTNVSPALRDDLAALAQNVNVYQNSTLQVVGHTDSDGEAAYNQQLSERRAQAVGNILLSNGVPQQRLQTFGRGESQPVASNLSAAGKAQNRRVEIVILPNAR
- a CDS encoding lytic transglycosylase domain-containing protein, encoding MQAMTRLMAILISIFVLTVPAEAQRPRPLGWAMDAMRSGNWDAAAALAARDGQVAVDVIEWHRLRAGRGSYAEARDFLNRRPDWPGEAYLRRQTEEAVIKQSQDDILDFFSAMAAQTPRGVLAHAKALIDSGQRGEAEANLVLAWRTMPMNATSQELFVDAHGSLLAPHHAARLEEMLWQREHSEARQMFDLVSSADKALAETRIALQKLESDVNTKIDALPASKADAPGLAHDRFEWRIRKGFGDDAKALLLQRSTSAAALGQPPKWSNRRRAMARDEMRNGDPKTAYQIASQHFLTSGSDFADLEWLSGYIALRFLNDPTTALGHFQNHDNAVESPISQGRAGYWQGRALEAMGDAEGAAKAYAMGAKYQTSFYGLLAAERGGIPFDEKLTGAAPAQDWRTSPLARAPLFEAGLLLQASGELSTAERFWTHLAEQLVPEDIALLGQAAIDAGQPHLAVMIGKRAAQRGLEVPAPYYALHSLVEKDLPMATEMTLAIARRESEFDPNVQSGVGARGLMQIMPATAKDVARDLGISSQHTTDRLTADPDYNARLGATYLSQMAGQFDGNVSMMSAAYNAGPSRPRRWMSTYGDPRKGEIDIVDWIEMIPFRETQNYVMRVTESLPVYRARLGKDPLPIPFSEELTGSTLKAFAP
- the mnmD gene encoding tRNA (5-methylaminomethyl-2-thiouridine)(34)-methyltransferase MnmD, with amino-acid sequence MPDQNAQITWREGQVPVSTQFDDPYFSLEDGAAETAYVFLAGNDLPERFRPGFHIAELGFGTGLNLLLAWDAWMRAGLDGPLQFTSFEAYPMRPEDMAQAHAAFPALDGRRDALTAAWDGTGGVLELPGLRAEIIIGDARQALPAWQGQADAWFLDGFSPAKNPELWGDALMAEVARHTAPGGTAATYTAAGFVRRALGAGGFEVTRIPGYGRKRHMTRARMPA